A genomic stretch from Empedobacter stercoris includes:
- a CDS encoding FKBP-type peptidyl-prolyl cis-trans isomerase → MKKVLLGIFVVASLVSCNKGKSVDKLESEDQKASYAFGTGLGEQIKGLGGRLVETDSINYDQLEKGIRDYLKAGKESRESYAIGQQVGQQIETVINQQQLDQMDKDIIVQGIMDVVRHKKLLITQEAGMGILDTYAKNHQQNLVKKNADESKKLVDEKKKASGAKTTASGLVYVVEKEGTGAKPNINSIVKVKYTGKILATGKTFDSTDKNPEAKGGVEFPLNQVIPGWSEGLQLMSKGAKYKFYIPANLGYGEMGAPGGQIGPNQALEFEVELVDFKEGQPAPQGQPGAQGQGLSEEQIKELQKQFEAQAQQGK, encoded by the coding sequence ATGAAAAAAGTTCTTTTAGGGATTTTTGTTGTTGCGTCGTTAGTGTCTTGTAACAAAGGAAAATCTGTAGACAAATTAGAAAGCGAAGATCAAAAAGCTTCTTATGCTTTCGGAACTGGTCTTGGTGAGCAAATCAAAGGTCTTGGAGGACGTTTAGTTGAGACAGATAGTATCAACTACGATCAATTAGAAAAAGGGATCAGAGATTATTTAAAAGCTGGAAAAGAGAGTAGAGAATCTTACGCGATTGGACAGCAAGTTGGTCAACAAATTGAGACGGTTATCAACCAACAACAATTAGATCAAATGGACAAGGATATTATTGTTCAAGGGATTATGGATGTTGTACGTCACAAAAAATTGTTGATTACACAAGAAGCAGGAATGGGAATTTTAGATACTTATGCAAAGAATCATCAACAAAATTTGGTAAAGAAAAATGCAGACGAATCTAAAAAATTAGTAGACGAGAAGAAAAAAGCTTCTGGTGCTAAAACGACTGCTTCAGGATTAGTTTATGTTGTAGAAAAAGAAGGAACAGGTGCTAAACCAAACATTAATAGTATTGTTAAAGTAAAATATACTGGTAAAATTTTAGCTACTGGTAAAACTTTTGATAGTACAGACAAAAATCCAGAAGCTAAAGGAGGTGTAGAATTTCCTTTGAATCAAGTTATTCCAGGATGGTCAGAAGGTTTACAATTAATGTCTAAAGGCGCAAAATACAAATTCTATATTCCTGCAAACTTAGGTTACGGTGAAATGGGAGCTCCAGGTGGACAAATTGGACCAAACCAAGCGTTAGAATTCGAAGTTGAATTAGTAGACTTTAAAGAAGGTCAACCAGCTCCACAAGGTCAACCAGGTGCGCAAGGACAAGGTTTATCAGAAGAGCAAATTAAAGAATTACAAAAACAATTCGAAGCGCAAGCTCAACAAGGTAAATAA
- a CDS encoding TonB-dependent siderophore receptor, with amino-acid sequence MRKNIYLLSTLTLLSLSTAFAQETKKERKDSINTLQEVEIFGDRAKKQRGLEAITRFPVTPNQQIQTISTISEKLIEEQGALTVTDAARNVPGVTLFGSYGGNRESMSIRGYRGTPVLRNGVRMDSDFRTAGAIADMQGIESVQVIKGSAAITQGVGNSLGSAGGVINLATKTPRFINAGNIGLRVGSWNQVRTTFDVQRVVDQAKTFAFRLNGAYQQGDSYRDIVNNKRFYIQPSLAWRPDEKTEIIAEMDYLNFEGVPDVGTVNLNNDFTQALANMGHRFLGFDTDFDKSKATTYSLRATRQLTDKINIRAAYYGSINDRNQQSTSLATIKDKAGNVDNYALRTRSLGHSTRNDRNTTVQIDVMGKDFQTGILKWSWQAGYDYTTYRVDSRSAQIDSGRKDKDGNPIMTSTIPVVEDPINVLQDINHKLPNNFDFSQLTINTSSPIDNGYYYGFMTQHHLNITDYVKVVGALRWSYSGVNSKDVLDPMIGLMVSPIKNINLFGSYTTTSSLRSASNPLQGGGTVGTSRTKQFETGIKTDWFNDRLRANITYFDMINENLAYEIVNGNTRTGEYLLAGDLKRKGVEVEVTGRPLPNVQVLLGYSYLDTQYQGSPTYVDGSRPMNAPRNTANAWVQYKFQKTNTFIDGLSISSGVYYVGSRPVNDRSTSKDAHGNIMNGQAPFLMPEYTTLNAQVGYSMKRFDFRLFFNNITDEIGYNSYYRGGYINQIDPFNMAAQVVFKF; translated from the coding sequence ATGAGAAAGAATATATATTTATTATCAACTCTTACACTACTTAGTTTATCAACTGCCTTTGCACAAGAAACTAAAAAAGAAAGAAAAGATTCTATCAACACTTTACAAGAAGTTGAAATTTTTGGAGATCGAGCAAAAAAACAACGAGGATTAGAAGCTATCACTCGTTTTCCTGTCACTCCTAATCAACAAATACAAACTATATCTACTATTTCAGAAAAATTAATTGAAGAGCAGGGCGCACTAACCGTTACTGATGCTGCTCGTAATGTACCAGGAGTTACCTTATTTGGTTCTTACGGAGGAAATAGAGAATCGATGTCGATTCGTGGATACAGAGGTACTCCTGTTTTAAGAAATGGAGTTCGTATGGATTCTGATTTTAGAACTGCTGGTGCAATAGCTGATATGCAAGGAATAGAATCTGTACAAGTAATAAAAGGATCTGCTGCAATTACTCAAGGAGTTGGTAATAGTTTAGGTTCTGCAGGTGGAGTTATTAATCTAGCTACAAAAACTCCACGTTTTATAAATGCAGGTAACATAGGTTTACGTGTTGGATCTTGGAATCAAGTTCGTACAACTTTTGATGTTCAACGCGTAGTTGATCAAGCAAAAACCTTTGCATTTCGCTTAAATGGTGCTTATCAACAAGGTGATAGTTATAGAGACATTGTAAATAATAAAAGATTCTATATACAGCCTTCTCTTGCCTGGAGACCTGATGAAAAAACTGAAATTATTGCAGAAATGGATTATTTAAATTTTGAAGGCGTTCCAGATGTAGGTACAGTAAATTTAAATAATGACTTTACACAAGCATTAGCTAACATGGGACATCGCTTCTTAGGTTTTGATACTGACTTTGACAAAAGTAAAGCAACAACATATTCATTACGTGCTACACGTCAATTAACTGATAAAATTAATATACGTGCCGCTTACTATGGCTCTATTAATGATAGAAATCAACAAAGTACATCTTTAGCAACAATTAAAGACAAAGCAGGTAATGTAGATAATTATGCTTTGAGAACAAGATCGTTAGGACATTCAACTAGAAATGATCGTAATACAACAGTTCAAATTGATGTAATGGGAAAAGATTTTCAAACTGGAATTCTTAAATGGAGTTGGCAAGCAGGCTATGATTACACAACTTATCGTGTAGATTCTCGTAGTGCTCAAATAGACTCAGGAAGAAAAGATAAGGATGGTAACCCTATAATGACATCTACTATTCCAGTTGTAGAAGATCCAATTAATGTACTACAAGATATCAATCATAAATTACCTAATAATTTTGATTTTTCTCAATTAACAATTAACACATCGAGTCCTATTGATAATGGTTATTACTACGGATTTATGACTCAACATCACCTTAATATTACTGATTATGTAAAAGTTGTTGGAGCTTTAAGATGGTCATATTCTGGTGTAAATTCAAAAGATGTTTTAGATCCAATGATTGGATTAATGGTTTCTCCTATTAAAAACATTAATTTATTTGGCTCATATACAACAACATCTTCTTTACGTTCTGCTTCAAACCCTTTACAAGGAGGAGGAACGGTTGGAACTTCTCGTACAAAACAATTTGAAACTGGTATTAAAACAGATTGGTTTAATGATAGACTTAGAGCAAACATTACATATTTCGATATGATTAATGAAAACTTAGCATACGAGATTGTAAATGGAAATACAAGAACTGGTGAATATCTTCTTGCAGGAGATTTAAAAAGAAAAGGCGTAGAAGTAGAAGTAACTGGACGTCCTTTACCAAATGTTCAAGTATTATTAGGATATTCATATTTAGATACACAATACCAAGGTTCTCCTACTTATGTAGATGGATCTCGTCCAATGAATGCTCCACGCAATACTGCCAATGCTTGGGTACAATACAAATTTCAAAAAACAAATACTTTTATTGATGGTTTATCTATATCAAGTGGCGTTTATTATGTTGGTTCTCGACCAGTTAATGACAGAAGCACATCAAAAGATGCACATGGAAATATAATGAATGGACAAGCTCCTTTCTTAATGCCAGAATACACAACGCTTAATGCACAAGTTGGATATTCAATGAAAAGATTTGATTTCCGATTATTCTTTAATAATATTACAGACGAAATTGGATACAACTCATACTACAGAGGAGGTTACATCAACCAAATCGATCCATTTAATATGGCTGCACAAGTTGTATTTAAATTCTAA
- the dnaX gene encoding DNA polymerase III subunit gamma/tau produces the protein MENFVVSARKYRPLNFEDVVGQASITNTLEQAIKSNQLPQALLFCGPRGVGKTTCARILARKINEENGVEGDQDFAFNIFELDAASNNSVDDIRNLIDQVRIVPQIGKYRVYIIDEVHMLSTAAFNAFLKTLEEPPAHAIFILATTEKHKIIPTILSRCQIYDFKRIGVEDIKGHLKNVADKEQVTFEDDALHLIAQKADGALRDSLSIFDRMATFTNKNLTYSAVAENLNVLDYDYYFKMTDACLENDIPQAMLQLNDILNKGFDAHLFICGLGAHFRDLLMSKTANTVSLLEVGERIKAKYLEHAQKCSASFLFGAIEICNEADLNYKSSKNPRLTVEIALMQLASLTAEENGLKKKSIV, from the coding sequence ATGGAAAATTTTGTTGTTTCAGCCAGAAAATATCGCCCACTAAATTTTGAAGATGTAGTTGGACAAGCGTCTATTACAAATACTTTAGAACAAGCGATAAAGTCTAATCAATTGCCACAAGCACTTTTATTTTGTGGTCCAAGAGGTGTTGGGAAAACAACATGCGCCAGAATTTTAGCACGTAAAATTAACGAAGAAAATGGAGTAGAAGGTGATCAAGATTTTGCTTTCAATATTTTCGAGTTAGATGCAGCATCAAATAATTCGGTGGATGATATACGAAATCTAATCGATCAAGTACGTATTGTTCCTCAAATTGGAAAATATCGTGTGTATATTATTGATGAGGTTCATATGTTATCAACAGCAGCTTTTAATGCTTTTTTGAAAACATTAGAAGAGCCACCAGCGCATGCTATTTTTATTTTAGCAACAACGGAAAAACATAAAATTATTCCTACGATTCTTTCTCGATGTCAGATTTATGATTTCAAACGAATAGGAGTTGAAGATATCAAAGGACATCTCAAAAATGTTGCAGATAAAGAACAAGTAACTTTCGAAGATGATGCGCTGCATTTGATTGCGCAAAAAGCAGATGGAGCTTTACGTGATTCGTTGTCGATTTTTGACCGAATGGCAACTTTTACAAATAAAAATTTGACGTATTCCGCTGTTGCAGAAAACTTGAATGTATTGGATTACGATTATTATTTCAAGATGACAGATGCGTGTTTGGAAAATGATATTCCACAAGCAATGTTGCAACTGAACGATATTTTAAATAAAGGATTTGATGCCCATCTTTTTATTTGTGGCTTAGGTGCACATTTCCGCGATTTGTTGATGTCTAAAACAGCTAATACCGTTAGTTTGTTAGAAGTAGGAGAACGTATCAAAGCGAAATACTTAGAACATGCTCAAAAATGTTCGGCTTCATTTTTATTTGGTGCGATAGAAATCTGTAATGAAGCAGATTTAAATTACAAATCGAGTAAGAATCCACGTTTAACAGTTGAAATTGCTTTGATGCAATTAGCATCTTTAACTGCTGAAGAAAACGGTCTTAAAAAAAAAAGTATAGTATAG
- a CDS encoding TlpA family protein disulfide reductase — protein MKTKLTALVIFFCSIFTFAQTENTLTTIPEFSFVKMQSDGIFDSKEIKKGKQTLIVLYSPTCIHCQLALNHFNNNYEEHFKNTQIILVSEYEAKDAIPFLNQHAPKFVNNKNVELLYDSNYEFGPIFQPTSIPTFYLFDKNKNLVTIRKGSVEANKIFNYLK, from the coding sequence ATGAAAACAAAACTTACTGCTTTAGTCATATTCTTTTGTTCGATTTTTACATTCGCACAAACTGAAAATACATTAACAACTATTCCAGAATTTTCTTTTGTAAAAATGCAATCCGATGGAATTTTCGATTCAAAAGAAATCAAAAAAGGAAAACAAACTTTGATTGTTTTATACTCACCAACATGTATCCACTGTCAATTAGCGTTAAATCACTTTAACAACAATTACGAAGAACATTTCAAAAACACACAAATTATTTTAGTTTCCGAATACGAAGCAAAAGATGCTATTCCATTTTTAAATCAACATGCACCAAAATTTGTAAACAATAAAAATGTAGAATTATTATACGATTCTAATTATGAGTTTGGTCCTATTTTTCAACCAACTTCAATTCCTACATTCTATTTATTCGACAAAAATAAAAATCTTGTAACGATTAGAAAAGGCTCTGTTGAAGCCAATAAAATTTTTAATTATCTGAAATAA